Below is a genomic region from Echinicola rosea.
TTCAAGAAGCAGTCAAATCTAAGTTTCTTCTCGAGCGTCAATTGCCTTTTGCAATTGACTTAAAAAATGGACTAGTATATTCTTCCAAAGAAAGTTGTTTGTATAGCGTTTCAAGAAAAAGTAATCCTTTTATCTCACTTGTTGCAAGCAACCAAGGGAATTTAGAAACTGTTTTTGATTATCAGCATCAGGAAATAACGTCCCGCTTTAAATCGATACAGATTTCTGGCAAACCATTGTGGTTCCAAAATATACATGATACTAATATATCAAACAGGGCTTATGGCAAACTAAAATTATTTGGCTATGAATCTTTACAGAGGGAATTTGGTGTTAATGTAGAGCTAGGAAAGGTGAGAGTTGGGCGTCTAATAACTATGAAAACAAAAGAGGTGTTTAGACGACTTAGCAAAATGATTTTCAAAAAGTGTTCTTGGTTTCAGTGATCATTCCTGTATATAATGCTGCGCAATTTGTCAAAATTGCGGTAGCATCTACTGTCGATCTTACCGAAGTTGGCGAAGTGATATTGATTGAAGATGGTTCGCCTGATGGAGCTTTGGAAATCTGCTTGCAATTGGCTGAACATTATGATAAAGTAAGTTTGTACCAGCATCCGAATGGAGCAAACAAGGGAGCCGCAGCAAGCAGAAACCTTGGAATTGAAAAGGCAACATGCGATTTTGTTGCGTTTTTAGATGCTGATGATTGGTATTTGCCTCACCGATTTAAGAAGGACAAGGAAGTCTTTACTTTTCATCCGAGTACTGATGTAGCCTATTCCTGCACTGTGTTGGAGGAAGATTTATATCAGCCAGTTGTCAAGAGGTATGGTGTTAGGTATGATCCAAAGAAACAACTAAAGCAGGAAGTTACCCCTTTGGAATTTTATGAATGGAAATTAATGAATAAAAAGGTGCTTTTTAATACTAATAGCATCACTTTGAGAAGAGAGTTTTTATTGAAGGATAAATGCTTTGATACACGACTTCGACTCCATCAGGATTCCGAATTGTGGAATAGACTGATGAGGAGGGGGGACTTTCAAGCGGCAGAATGGCAAAATCCAGTAGCGGTAGTAAGACGCCATGAAGGCAATAGAATTACACATAGGTCTCATACATCCGCATTGAAAATGCTGGCCGTAATGATGGATAATATTGGGTTTGAAAACCTAGAGAAATTTGAAAGACAGTATCTCTTCGAACAGTTTCTCAGAAATGAAAGCAAGCAATATAAAAACCATTGGAAAAGGAGGCTTGTATATTATTTAAACAGATTTGTTAATAGACTTTGGCGTGATAAATTTTTGAAGCTAAAAATGAAGCAGTATGGTATTGATTAGTGTAATTATTCCTACATATAATCGGGCTAAGATGCTTCCTCGAGCCATAGAAAGTGTCATCCAGCAGACTCTTAAAGAATGGGAATTGATCATTATAGATGATGGAAGTACTGACAATACCAAGTCAGTAGTGGATGAGTTTCTCTCAGATAAGAGGATCAGTTATTTGTATCAAGAGAATAGAGGCGTTTCTGCAGCGAGAAACTTAGGAACGGAAAAAGCAATCGGGAATTTCTTTTGTTTTTTAGACAGTGATGACTGGGTAAAGAAGGAGTGGCTGGATGATTTTTTTCAGAAGTACTGCAGCAATAAGCAACTTGAAGTGATAATAGGCGGGTTTTGTGTGTCTAAGGATAATAGAATCGTTAAAAATAGAAGAGCAGAAGCGGAGAAGTATAACAATACTTTGCCTGGGACTTATTTTATAAAATCAGCTCTGTTCAAGGAAATTGGTGGTTTTGATACACATTTATCCTATGGTGAAAATACAGAGCTTTTTTTTCGGGTTTATCAGCAAAGCCCAAAAGTAGGCTATCTGAAAAAGGAAAACTTGATTTATAATAAGTCGAACAGTGGAGGAAGTATGGATTTAGGAAATCAGGTTAAATCCCTCAAGCATATTTTGAAAAAGCACGAAGATCTTCTAGATGCAAATGTGAAATTTCTGTATTTGCAGATTATTGGTGTAAGTTTAATGAAAACAGGAGACCTTCAAGATTCAAAGTACTATCTGGGAAAGGCATATTTGTTAAAGCCATGGAAAATTAAAACACTGCTTCGTTTCCTGATTTCCCTTTCTCCATTTTTGATCAGAAGAATTTACCAGAAATAATTTCCAAGATGATGGAGGAGCGTTTTGCTGGATTTATCATTACCTATAATCGGCCTGTTAAACTGACCGAGACCATAGAGAAAGTTTTATCTCAGACCTACTCCCCAGAGAAATTATGGATAATAGACAATAGCGACAATGAGGACACTGAAAGGAAGATAAATACCCTTACGTATGAAAATGTAATTTACCATAAAGTAGGTTATAATGCTGGACCAGCCGGTGCTGCAAAAATTGGCTTGTGTTTGGCAGCGGAAGAGGGGGTTGATTGGATATATTGGGGAGATGATGATGACCCACCCGTATTTCCTAATGTGTTTGAACGTCTATTTAATATCATACGCTTAGAAAGTGCTTCATATAAAATTGGACAGATAGGAATAGTAGGTCAATACTTTGATGAAAAGAGGGGATTATTGGTAAGGATCAGTGATAAGCAGCTCAAAAATAGTAAAACATTGCCGGTAGATAATATTGCAGGGAATCAATGCAAATTGATAAATGCAAGGGTGGTGACTATGGGCATTTATCCAGATGAGGAGTTGTTTTTTGGTTTTGAGGAATTGAGTTTTGATGTCAAACTCAAAATTGCAGGATTTCAAAGTGTAATTGATGGGTCTTTTCAGTATACATTAAGAGAGAAATATGGCAAGTTGGGGTTTAAAAAGGGTGTTGTGAGAAAAAGGAATGTCAATTCTCTCTGGAGAAACTATTATTCCACAAGAAATTTACTTTATATTTTGAAGGACAATGGCTATTACACGGCAGTAGTTTATCAAATAATAAGGAGGTTATTAAAAATAGGAGTGGCCTATAGATATGGCCGGAAGTATGGCCATTATAATATGCAAACTACATTGGTAGGTATTTCCCATTTTTTGGTAGGGAGAAAAGGGGAAAATAAGCACATTGGTTATGGAAGGAAATAGTCCTTTTTTTTCCATTGTATTACCCGTGTTCAATAGGGCCTTTATTGTCCAAAATGCCATTGAGTCTGTAATAAATCAAATTTTCACTGATTGGGAATTAATTATAGTGAATGATGCTTCAGAAGACGGAAGCGATCAGATTATCCATGATTACTTAGAGGACAAAAGAATCCGATACTTTGAAAATGAGGTAAATAAAGGAGCTGCAGCATCGAGAAATATTGGTATAAAGCAATCCAAAGGAGCCTATATTTCATTTTTGGATAGTGATAATAGGTTTCATCCTGATTTTTTAGTCGTGTTTAATAGGACGATTGTTGCAAATATAGATTCGGAAATATTTTGGGGAGGAGTAGAAAGAGAAATTATAAAAAATGGAAGCATCAGTCACATTGAAAAACATCATTGGAAACCTAATGTGACTAAGAAAAATTTCTGCCTAAAACAAATTAGAACGAGTACGGGGAGAGGACTAGTTGTCAGTCGAAAAGCTTGCATAGAAGCTGGCTTATTTGATGAGATGATGCCAGCGGCTGAAGACACTGAGTTTTTGCTTCGTCTTTTCCAAAAATACAAAGGGAAGTGGATAGAGGGGTATTGGTATAGGGCTGTGATTCATGAAAATGATCGGCTTTCAACCAATTATCAAAAACAAGCCGAGGCATATTCAATTTTAATTAGAAAGCACATGCAGTTGTTTGAGTCAAATCCAAAAAGCTCAGGACGTTTTTTTCGCAAAGGAGCTTATTATTACTATTTGTGCAGAGATAAAAAAAATGCTTACAAGACCTTGTTTAGAGGGGTAAGACTAAATCCATTCGATGGGAAATATTATTATTATTTTATCAGATTTTTATTTTGATGTAAAGATAAGATAAATGGCTAAGATTTTAGCAGCATATTTTAATAGTGCAGCGTCAAAGGATCGCTATCGTTTAAGATTAGAATCAATTGGAAGGTTTCTTACAAATGAGTTTGCAACCGACCATTCCATAAAATATATTGAAAGCTCCAATGTATTTATCGTAATTGTGGGGTTCAATGAGTCTTTGGATATTTCTGAAGATCAAGGTTTATTAGGGTTCTCAAATACGGGGAAATGGTATGATGAAGCTGTTTATCCGGATGGCAATTTTTTCATTTATAGGAAGAGCCAAGGAAGTTTAGAGTTGATCTCAGACTTGGCTGGCACACGATCTATATGGTACTATAAAGCAGATGAATTTTTCAGCTTTTCATCCATGCAGATTCCTTTAATACTCCTGAAAGGTGATTTTAATTTTAATTCAAAAGTGGTCCCATGGATGATAAGTTCAGGTAGTCTTGGTCCGGGTTATTCTTGGGATAAAGAATTAAGTCTACTTCCTCGAAATACTTCCTTGAAATTTCATCTTACTACCAGAGAAATTTGTATTACTAAAATTACAAGGCTATCGGTCTCTTCTATTTCCAACAAGAAATCTTTGCTTAAAAAATTCAATGAAATACTTAGCGAAAGTATTTCTTCTTTAAATATCAGTCCTCAGCATACTGTCCATTTGCTTTCTGGAGGGTTGGAGAGTAGGCTATTATTGATATTCCTGGCCATTCCTAAAAAACTGAAATGTGTTACTTGGGGATCAATCGAAGCAATTAATAGTAAGAAAAGTGATGTGGGAATCGCCAAAAGGTTGACGGATAGGTTTAAATTGGATCACGACATATATACTTTGGATGAGCCAGCGTTAAAGCCTCAATTTATTTTGGATGAATTCTTGAAATATGGAGAAGGAAGGGTAGACCACATGTATGGTTATTTGGACGGTTTTAAGCTTTGGAAGTCGTTTGCCAGAAAGAATATTCACACAGTGATTAGGGGAGATCATAATTTTGGCCGGTATAAATCCCCAAGCGAAAAAATGGTAAGGAAGGCAATTGGTTGTGAGTTTATTTCTGATGTTGAAGACAAAATTTTAATTGAAGCTCGAATTCTTCAAAATGTCCCTGATTGGCTATTAAAGGAAAAGTATGAGAGTAATTTAGATTACGCAGATAGGATTGGAATCGATTTTAGACATCCTTATATCAACAGCGCATTGAATGACTTAAAACATTGCTTTGTAGAGGTCAATAATCCATTAATGAACAATAGGCTTGTAGGATTTTCATTTTCTATACCAAATAATTTTAGCCAAGAAAAAAAAGTTACAAGAGATATCAATGGACGGTTTATAAGAGAAATTAGCTATGCTAAGCCCCATTCTTCGGAAAGTTTGAATAGTGTCCTTTCTGGAAGATTTAAAGGGGTGTTACTAGAGATCCTTAAGGGTGCGACAAAAGAAGATCTTGCGGATATCTGTTTGGATGAGATGTTTATCCAAGGTATTATCAAAGGAATTGAATCTAAGAGTGCAACCCATCACGATAGGGGTGTGTCAAATTTTATAAAAAAACTTATTCCGAAACGATTAAAGAAAAGAGGGACAGCCTTTAAGAGAAATAAAGTACCTGAAATTAGGCTGGCATTCAGAGTAGTTATGCTACTCAATATGGCGAGAAAGATTCGTGGAATAATGAGAAATAACACTTAAAGAATCCTTGAAAGCCTTCTTTATCCTCGATACCCTTGCTAATGCAGGAACAGAAAAAAGCTATTTGCAGCTTTTGCCGCAGTTTTCTGAGGACCTAGAAGTTTTTGTAGTGTATTTTTATGCTGATCATTCCCTATTAAGCGATTTTCAAAACAAGGGAATTAAGACCTGCTATTTAGGGATAAATGGGAAATATGGTTTTTACCATGGAACCAAACGGCTAGTTAAACTAATAAAAGAGGAAAAACCTGATGTTCTGGTCTCCTCCTTGATGCGTTCCAATTTGATCAGTAGAATGGCTGCTTTTATTTCCGGGGTGCCATTGATCGGGACATTGGTAAATGATAGCTATAATCCTATTCGCCTTAAGGAATTTAAAGGAACTGGATATTGGAAATTTAAGTTTTTTTGGCTGTTGGACAAATGGACATCTAGTATTCCGAAATACTGGATAGCAAATGCCAAATGCCTAATAACATCGCATTCAAAATCGTTGGGCATCGATAGTGCAAAGGCTGATGTAGTTTACAGGGGAAGGAAACTAACTGAGAAAAAATATAATTGTTATCAAACTATTCATCACTTTGTAGGATGTGGAAGGTTGATATCCCGAAAAGGCTGGACAGAACTCCTCGATGCCTTTCACCTTGTCCTTCAAAAAAACGCTAACTGCACCTTGACCATTT
It encodes:
- a CDS encoding glycosyltransferase, with amino-acid sequence MNYSTFSKDNRASLKIHHFLITRFNVEYLEKVEANLSISVDDWLERRFELFFTYCYPSVVQQSEMDFTWLIYFDLNTPDAYIERILKKDFAKVIKPAFATTWKNINENIRGEISHFDIEENDLIISSRLDNDDALSADYIITIQEAVKSKFLLERQLPFAIDLKNGLVYSSKESCLYSVSRKSNPFISLVASNQGNLETVFDYQHQEITSRFKSIQISGKPLWFQNIHDTNISNRAYGKLKLFGYESLQREFGVNVELGKVRVGRLITMKTKEVFRRLSKMIFKKCSWFQ
- a CDS encoding glycosyltransferase family 2 protein translates to MIIPVYNAAQFVKIAVASTVDLTEVGEVILIEDGSPDGALEICLQLAEHYDKVSLYQHPNGANKGAAASRNLGIEKATCDFVAFLDADDWYLPHRFKKDKEVFTFHPSTDVAYSCTVLEEDLYQPVVKRYGVRYDPKKQLKQEVTPLEFYEWKLMNKKVLFNTNSITLRREFLLKDKCFDTRLRLHQDSELWNRLMRRGDFQAAEWQNPVAVVRRHEGNRITHRSHTSALKMLAVMMDNIGFENLEKFERQYLFEQFLRNESKQYKNHWKRRLVYYLNRFVNRLWRDKFLKLKMKQYGID
- a CDS encoding glycosyltransferase family A protein, producing MVLISVIIPTYNRAKMLPRAIESVIQQTLKEWELIIIDDGSTDNTKSVVDEFLSDKRISYLYQENRGVSAARNLGTEKAIGNFFCFLDSDDWVKKEWLDDFFQKYCSNKQLEVIIGGFCVSKDNRIVKNRRAEAEKYNNTLPGTYFIKSALFKEIGGFDTHLSYGENTELFFRVYQQSPKVGYLKKENLIYNKSNSGGSMDLGNQVKSLKHILKKHEDLLDANVKFLYLQIIGVSLMKTGDLQDSKYYLGKAYLLKPWKIKTLLRFLISLSPFLIRRIYQK
- a CDS encoding glycosyltransferase, with the protein product MMEERFAGFIITYNRPVKLTETIEKVLSQTYSPEKLWIIDNSDNEDTERKINTLTYENVIYHKVGYNAGPAGAAKIGLCLAAEEGVDWIYWGDDDDPPVFPNVFERLFNIIRLESASYKIGQIGIVGQYFDEKRGLLVRISDKQLKNSKTLPVDNIAGNQCKLINARVVTMGIYPDEELFFGFEELSFDVKLKIAGFQSVIDGSFQYTLREKYGKLGFKKGVVRKRNVNSLWRNYYSTRNLLYILKDNGYYTAVVYQIIRRLLKIGVAYRYGRKYGHYNMQTTLVGISHFLVGRKGENKHIGYGRK
- a CDS encoding glycosyltransferase family 2 protein yields the protein MEGNSPFFSIVLPVFNRAFIVQNAIESVINQIFTDWELIIVNDASEDGSDQIIHDYLEDKRIRYFENEVNKGAAASRNIGIKQSKGAYISFLDSDNRFHPDFLVVFNRTIVANIDSEIFWGGVEREIIKNGSISHIEKHHWKPNVTKKNFCLKQIRTSTGRGLVVSRKACIEAGLFDEMMPAAEDTEFLLRLFQKYKGKWIEGYWYRAVIHENDRLSTNYQKQAEAYSILIRKHMQLFESNPKSSGRFFRKGAYYYYLCRDKKNAYKTLFRGVRLNPFDGKYYYYFIRFLF
- a CDS encoding glycosyltransferase, with product MKAFFILDTLANAGTEKSYLQLLPQFSEDLEVFVVYFYADHSLLSDFQNKGIKTCYLGINGKYGFYHGTKRLVKLIKEEKPDVLVSSLMRSNLISRMAAFISGVPLIGTLVNDSYNPIRLKEFKGTGYWKFKFFWLLDKWTSSIPKYWIANAKCLITSHSKSLGIDSAKADVVYRGRKLTEKKYNCYQTIHHFVGCGRLISRKGWTELLDAFHLVLQKNANCTLTIFGEGPLRSSLEEKITKLGLADKVFLPGNVAEVQEKLFDYDCFVFPSWYEGFSGALLEAMMVGIPIIASDIPMNLEAITPDKNALTFPVKDAEMLAKQMTYAINNPQKMAEMGQNAREEAIERFDIEKIAKAYERVLRRVLNLT